One window of Papaver somniferum cultivar HN1 chromosome 9, ASM357369v1, whole genome shotgun sequence genomic DNA carries:
- the LOC113312325 gene encoding uncharacterized protein LOC113312325 has translation MELISDINNPWIVLSDFSVVTSQDEKIGGRSPNKTAILDFTTCLNNCELIDAPKIRLQHFWSNFQHGKWLQRYIDWGYKVGLRMVFDHDPLLGGCASIPKPKNAPKIFQKMWISHPNFLQVMSECWLEKLNGDHSYIFLQKLKKLKRVLNYWNWNVFINVQVKLKKLKKK, from the coding sequence ATGGAACTGATTAGTGATATTAATAATCCATGGATTGTTCTTAGTGATTTCAGTGTTGTAACCTCACAAGATGAGAAAATTGGTGGCAGAAGTCCTAATAAAACTGCAATATTGGACTTTACGACTTGTTTGAATAACTGTGAGCTAATCGATGCTCCTAAAATTAGATTACAACATTTTTGGTCTAATTTTCAACATGGAAAGTGGCTTCAGAGGTATATTGATTGGGGTTATAAAGTTGGTCTGAGAATGGTGTTTGATCATGATCCACTCCTGGGAGGTTGTGCAAGCattcctaaaccaaaaaatgcacCTAAAATATTTCAGAAGATGTGGATCTCTCATCCTAATTTCCTTCAAGTAATGTCTGAATGCTGGCTAGAGAAATTAAATGGTGATCATTCTTATATCTTTTTGCAAAAGttaaagaaattgaagagagTTTTAAATTACTGGAATTGGAATGTGTTTATTAATGTTCAAGTTAAATtaaagaagttgaagaaaaagTAA